A single genomic interval of Zunongwangia sp. HGR-M22 harbors:
- a CDS encoding NAD(P)/FAD-dependent oxidoreductase, with translation MTHYNVLIVGGGAAGFFTAINIAEFNPELKIAILERGKTVLSKVKISGGGRCNVTHAEFMPKELSQNYPRGQKELLGPFHSFMTGDTIGWFADRNVELKTEEDGRMFPVSNTSETIIDCFLSETKRLNIDILTGYSVNAIDKVDHTWSVKTTKTNFTCEKLVIATGSNPKMWNILQHLGHHLINAVPSLFTFNIKDPRIEGLAGIANFAEVKIPNSGLESEDPLLITHWGLSGPGILKLSAWGARELNKYDYKFPIVVNWVPGFNSDSIMEDLMKIKNNSGKQKVSKYPQFELPKRLWIKICKASEIVEEEVWANVSKKQLEALAIQLTNAEFQVNGKSTFKEEFVTAGGVDLKEIDFKTFRSKKYQNLYFAGEVLNIDAITGGFNFQNAWTGGYIAAKAIAES, from the coding sequence ATGACGCATTACAATGTTTTGATAGTAGGTGGTGGAGCTGCCGGTTTTTTTACAGCAATTAATATTGCAGAGTTTAATCCCGAATTAAAAATTGCCATTCTAGAGCGAGGAAAAACGGTCTTATCTAAAGTTAAAATTTCAGGTGGTGGACGATGTAATGTGACGCATGCTGAATTTATGCCGAAAGAATTGTCACAAAACTATCCCAGAGGACAAAAAGAATTACTTGGCCCTTTTCATAGTTTTATGACGGGTGATACCATTGGCTGGTTTGCCGATCGCAATGTAGAATTGAAGACTGAAGAAGATGGCAGAATGTTCCCTGTGAGTAATACTTCTGAAACTATTATAGACTGCTTTCTTAGCGAAACCAAGCGTTTAAATATAGATATTCTTACAGGATATTCGGTAAATGCTATTGATAAAGTAGATCATACCTGGAGTGTGAAAACCACTAAGACGAATTTTACTTGCGAGAAGTTAGTCATAGCAACAGGAAGTAATCCTAAAATGTGGAATATCCTTCAACATTTAGGGCATCATTTAATAAATGCGGTACCGTCTTTATTTACGTTTAATATCAAAGATCCCAGAATAGAAGGTCTTGCCGGTATCGCTAATTTTGCTGAAGTGAAAATTCCGAATTCGGGACTGGAAAGTGAAGATCCACTTTTAATAACTCATTGGGGATTAAGTGGCCCCGGGATTTTAAAACTTTCTGCCTGGGGAGCGCGAGAATTAAACAAATATGATTATAAATTTCCTATAGTGGTAAACTGGGTGCCGGGTTTTAATTCAGATTCTATAATGGAAGATTTGATGAAAATTAAGAATAACTCCGGAAAACAAAAAGTTTCTAAATATCCACAATTTGAACTTCCAAAGCGACTTTGGATAAAAATATGCAAGGCTTCAGAAATTGTAGAAGAAGAGGTTTGGGCCAATGTTTCAAAAAAGCAATTAGAAGCATTAGCGATACAATTAACGAATGCTGAATTTCAGGTAAACGGTAAAAGTACTTTTAAAGAAGAGTTTGTAACTGCTGGGGGTGTAGATTTAAAAGAAATCGATTTTAAAACCTTCCGAAGTAAAAAATATCAAAACTTATATTTTGCAGGAGAAGTACTAAATATCGATGCTATTACGGGTGGCTTTAATTTTCAGAATGCCTGGACGGGTGGATATATCGCTGCAAAAGCTATTGCTGAAAGTTAG
- a CDS encoding glycerophosphodiester phosphodiesterase: MTTPLKIGHRGAKGHVAENTIESIKKAISLKVDMIEIDVHLCKTGELVVIHDEELDSTTTCTGFVGEKSLKELKSCRTSEGYQIPTLKEVLDVIQDKVILNIELKGEGTALPVLDLLEKRPESRILISSFNFNELMSLRSQNTTIPLAVLTEDDMSIAFLQARHLKAAAIHPYYKLVTRDFIGDCHRNKIKVNVWTVNKTEKIKKMKDLGVDGIISDFPDRI; the protein is encoded by the coding sequence ATGACAACTCCTTTAAAAATTGGGCATAGAGGTGCCAAAGGTCACGTGGCCGAAAACACAATAGAGAGTATAAAAAAAGCTATTAGCCTTAAGGTAGACATGATCGAAATCGATGTGCATCTATGTAAAACGGGAGAGCTAGTTGTAATTCATGATGAAGAACTAGATAGCACAACTACTTGTACAGGATTTGTTGGTGAAAAATCACTTAAGGAGCTAAAATCTTGTAGAACTTCAGAAGGTTATCAAATTCCTACATTAAAAGAAGTGCTCGATGTTATTCAGGATAAAGTAATTTTGAATATAGAATTGAAAGGAGAAGGAACAGCATTACCGGTATTAGACTTGCTGGAAAAGCGGCCAGAATCAAGAATTTTGATTTCAAGCTTTAATTTTAATGAATTGATGAGTCTTCGTAGTCAAAATACTACAATCCCTTTAGCTGTGTTAACAGAAGACGATATGAGTATTGCATTTTTACAGGCACGACACTTAAAAGCAGCTGCCATTCATCCTTATTATAAATTAGTAACCAGAGATTTTATAGGGGATTGCCACCGTAACAAAATTAAAGTGAATGTTTGGACGGTAAATAAAACCGAAAAAATCAAGAAAATGAAAGATCTTGGAGTAGATGGGATTATTTCCGACTTTCCAGATCGAATATAG
- a CDS encoding SDR family oxidoreductase has translation MDQPKTFPQQDQKQPGDEYQMHPQPMIIRASYKGSEKLKGKNALITGGDSGIGRSVALHFAKEGANVAIIYLSEDEDALETKKLIEGEGQRCVLIEGDIKNPEFCKKSIKLTIEKLGSLDILINNAAVQFPKDDIQNISIDQIKETFETNIYPYFYIIKEALNYLKENAAIVNTTSVTSYRGSSHLLDYASSKGAITSFTRSLSTMLVTKGIRVNAVAPGPIWTPLIPATFDDVKEFGQKVPMGRAGQPGEVAPAYVFLASEDSSYITGQTIHVNGGELIGG, from the coding sequence ATGGATCAACCAAAAACCTTTCCACAACAAGATCAAAAACAACCTGGAGATGAGTATCAAATGCACCCCCAGCCAATGATCATTAGAGCGTCTTATAAAGGTAGTGAAAAGCTGAAGGGAAAAAATGCTTTAATTACCGGTGGAGACAGTGGTATAGGTCGAAGTGTAGCCTTACATTTTGCTAAAGAAGGTGCTAATGTTGCCATTATATATCTAAGCGAAGATGAAGATGCTTTAGAGACTAAAAAATTAATAGAGGGCGAAGGACAGCGGTGTGTTTTAATTGAAGGAGATATTAAGAATCCTGAATTTTGTAAAAAATCGATAAAACTTACGATTGAGAAATTAGGAAGTCTAGACATCCTAATTAATAATGCTGCTGTACAATTTCCAAAAGATGATATACAAAATATAAGTATAGATCAGATTAAGGAAACTTTTGAAACCAATATTTACCCCTATTTTTATATTATCAAGGAAGCGCTAAACTATTTAAAAGAAAACGCCGCAATTGTTAATACAACCTCGGTTACATCTTATAGAGGAAGCTCCCATTTACTGGATTATGCCAGTAGTAAAGGCGCAATTACGAGCTTTACCAGAAGTTTATCTACAATGCTCGTAACAAAAGGGATACGTGTAAACGCCGTAGCACCAGGCCCAATTTGGACGCCTTTAATCCCTGCTACTTTTGACGATGTAAAAGAATTTGGACAAAAAGTACCCATGGGAAGAGCCGGGCAGCCGGGAGAGGTTGCACCCGCTTATGTATTTCTAGCAAGCGAAGACAGCAGTTATATTACAGGACAAACCATTCACGTGAATGGCGGAGAATTAATTGGAGGATAA
- a CDS encoding DUF421 domain-containing protein, producing MEKWFEASATSLIAISLSAIGIYILVIIYTRIAGKRSFSKMSSFDFAMTIASGSILASTILLKNVSLIQGAVGLLAVYILQIGTAYLRRYPAFQKITDNDPIMLMKEGEIYYDNLKKARVTESDLRGKLREANVIQLSEVRAVIFETTGDVSVLHCDPETKLEEWLIKDVKQKA from the coding sequence ATGGAGAAATGGTTTGAAGCATCAGCAACAAGTTTAATTGCTATCTCATTAAGTGCAATAGGCATTTATATTTTAGTAATTATTTATACAAGAATTGCAGGAAAACGTAGTTTTTCTAAAATGTCGAGTTTCGATTTTGCAATGACGATCGCCAGTGGTAGTATTTTAGCTTCAACCATTTTACTAAAAAACGTAAGCTTAATTCAGGGTGCGGTAGGTCTTTTGGCGGTCTATATTTTACAAATTGGCACAGCATATTTAAGAAGATATCCGGCTTTTCAGAAAATTACAGATAATGATCCTATCATGTTAATGAAGGAAGGGGAGATTTACTATGATAATCTGAAGAAAGCCCGAGTAACCGAATCTGATTTGCGCGGAAAATTAAGAGAAGCTAATGTTATCCAACTCTCTGAAGTGAGAGCGGTAATCTTCGAAACGACAGGCGATGTTTCTGTTTTACATTGTGATCCTGAAACTAAATTGGAAGAATGGCTTATTAAGGATGTTAAGCAAAAAGCTTAA
- a CDS encoding FMN-binding negative transcriptional regulator has protein sequence MYQPKKYQKEHPEFIFDFIKNNPFATMVSNAQNLIATHIPVLTEGTAEDFRLYAHIANHNEQLKSLKNDTEVLFIFQGANAYVSSSWYAEKDISTWDYSAVHINAKIKIQTSEELENSLEKLVNTFENRQKTPLFYKNIPKKILQDHLPLITGFWAAPFKIQGIAKLHQSYSKEDIISSVEHLEKGTLSDKQLAKDLKKENGLL, from the coding sequence ATGTATCAACCGAAGAAATATCAAAAAGAGCATCCAGAATTTATTTTCGATTTTATTAAAAACAATCCTTTTGCGACAATGGTGAGCAATGCGCAAAACCTAATAGCAACTCATATTCCGGTTTTAACAGAAGGAACTGCAGAGGATTTTAGATTGTATGCGCATATCGCAAATCATAATGAGCAATTAAAGTCTCTGAAGAATGATACTGAAGTTTTATTTATTTTTCAAGGTGCAAATGCATACGTAAGCTCTTCGTGGTACGCGGAAAAAGATATTAGCACATGGGATTATTCGGCTGTTCATATCAACGCTAAGATCAAAATACAAACTTCTGAAGAGTTAGAAAACTCATTAGAAAAGCTGGTCAATACTTTCGAAAATCGGCAAAAAACGCCCTTATTTTACAAAAATATTCCTAAAAAAATACTTCAGGACCATTTGCCATTAATCACAGGTTTTTGGGCAGCGCCTTTTAAAATTCAGGGAATCGCAAAGTTACATCAAAGCTATTCTAAAGAAGATATTATTTCTTCCGTAGAACATTTAGAAAAAGGAACGCTTAGCGATAAGCAACTTGCCAAAGATCTCAAAAAAGAGAACGGATTGCTATGA